The Prevotella herbatica genome contains the following window.
CTGTGCTGCAAGAGATATACTTGCTATTGGCGTCTTTAGCTCATGCGTCATATTATTAATAAAGTCATTCTTTATCTCACTGTAACGCTTAGAACGGAATATTACAACTATTGTAAATATGAATGTTAATAGCAGAACCAATGTAAAGATAATACTAGGAATCATAAATCTCACGCTAGAGAATATGTAACTGTTCATATCCGGGAAATGAATTCTCACAACTCCCATCTTCGACTGCGGGTCGTTTCTGAACAATACTTGTGAATATGTATATTCCTCACCGTCATCAGTATAGTCTGGGCAACGATATACCTCACGTCCATCCTGTGTTGAAACAGTAAAATGATATGGAATGTTTATTCCGTTATTCATAAGTTCCGCTTTCAAGTCCTGGTCAAGCAACTTAAAGTTGATGCGTTCCTTTAAAGGTTTGTCTGAAGCTGAATATAATATAGAATATACAACCTCATCTAACAGGGCCTTTTGATATACATATCTATTCTTTACAATTTCCTGCAATGATCTTGATGCTTCTGATATTGAGTTCTTATCTGTCTTCAATATCATTGCTTTTGGCATAGAAGATGGCTTTGTAGCTATTGTCTTCAATTCAAATGATGAATATACGGTTCCATCTTTTCCTACAGTAGAATATTGATGACTTTGCTGGAAAGTTCCGTCATTAGGTTTACCTGAACGTGTGCCAACAGAATCCTGACTAAAAGAACGGCGTTCAGTCTCTTTTACATCCTTCTCAAGGAATCTAAGAGTCTCGTTAAGTTCAAGATTACGTGAAGCCTGATAGAGCGAACGATTGACAGATTCGTCAAACTGTTCCTTCTTCATATCCGCCATTTCCTGAATATAGCTCAATTGCAGGAAAAGCAGTCCCATAAATGAGAGCCCCATTATTGTGGCTATTGTCCATATCGTTCTTTTCTTCATATCGCAAAGATATACTAAATCTTAAATCGTTAACATTCTAATGTTAACGATTTAGGTCGCTTTTATTATAATTAACAATTTATCACTTCCATAATTGCATATATACAACTATAAAAGGTAGAGAACAAGCTCTACCTTTTGTATTGTAAGTCGTATTTTTAAACTATTCTTCATTCGCGTTGGCAAGTTCAGTCTCATGTTCTGAAATAAGTTCTGTCTGAATGTTACCTGGAACAAGTTCATAGCTAGCAAACTTAGTTATAAATGATGCTCGTCCACCAGTGATTGAACTTAAAGATATGCTATAGTTGTTAAGTTCCTTCAGTGGAACTTTAGCAAGCAGTTTCTGATAACCAGCTTCAGAGTCCATGCCT
Protein-coding sequences here:
- a CDS encoding sensor histidine kinase; the protein is MKKRTIWTIATIMGLSFMGLLFLQLSYIQEMADMKKEQFDESVNRSLYQASRNLELNETLRFLEKDVKETERRSFSQDSVGTRSGKPNDGTFQQSHQYSTVGKDGTVYSSFELKTIATKPSSMPKAMILKTDKNSISEASRSLQEIVKNRYVYQKALLDEVVYSILYSASDKPLKERINFKLLDQDLKAELMNNGINIPYHFTVSTQDGREVYRCPDYTDDGEEYTYSQVLFRNDPQSKMGVVRIHFPDMNSYIFSSVRFMIPSIIFTLVLLLTFIFTIVVIFRSKRYSEIKNDFINNMTHELKTPIASISLAAQMLNDKSVTKSESMMEHLSGVISDESKRLRFLVEKVLQMSMYERKKAVLKKRDIDINEMVESIGNSFSLRVEHTGGKVYTEIEAIDSTIYVDEMHFQNVIFNLLDNAVKYRKPDQPLNVYIKTWNEGKKVCVSIKDNGIGIKKDNLKKVFDKFFRVHTGNVHDVKGFGLGLSYVKKMVDLHEGEIHVDSEFGEGTVFTIKIPFMDQD